A window of Ipomoea triloba cultivar NCNSP0323 chromosome 2, ASM357664v1 contains these coding sequences:
- the LOC116004926 gene encoding SNF1-related protein kinase regulatory subunit gamma-like PV42a, which yields MDLMHDKRRLVEVPYTATLADAMNTLLTNRVAAVPVAAPPGQWIGAGGSMILEYDKRSGAARKHYIGMVTMLDILAHIAGEGDDDVDHLDQKLATPVSSIIGHCLESLSLWTLNPSMSLVDCMEVFSKGIHRAMVPIEGQAETIAGVELVESASSYRMLTQMDVLKFVMREHDNQNEEVKGIMSHPIKDSKQFQAVTDTVFGVTDQATVIDAIKCMRAASLNAVPIVQSSNTIQEDHRQLVNGKKRKVIATFSATDLRGCPISLLETCLNWKVIDLLLKLSESPSPETAGVRSSLKEIVACNTEFTVGEAVEKAVRNGVHRVWVVDGGGLLQGVFSLTDMIRVIRLWMLSQPLRS from the exons ATGGATTTAATGCACGACAAGAGAAGACTAGTGGAGGTGCCCTACACTGCCACGCTGGCCGATGCTATGAATACCCTTTTGACTAACCGGGTGGCCGCAGTGCCCGTGGCTGCGCCGCCGGGGCAGTGGATTGGCGCAGGCGGTTCCATGATTCTGGAGTATGACAAGCGCTCTGGCGCCGCCAGGAAGCATTATATAGGGATGGTCACCATGCTTGATATCTTGGCTCACATCGCCGGCGAGGGCGACGATGATGTCGATCATCTTGACCAGAAACTGGCAACTCCGGTGTCATCTATAATCGGTCATTGCCTCGAAAGTCTCAGCTTATGGACACTCAATCCCAGTATGAG CCTTGTGGACTGTATGGAAGTGTTTAGCAAAGGCATCCACCGTGCAATGGTACCAATAGAGGGCCAAGCGGAGACCATAGCCGGCGTAGAGCTAGTGGAGTCCGCATCAAGCTACCGAATGCTGACACAAATGGATGTGTTGAAGTTTGTAATGAGAGAACACGACAACCAAAACGAGGAGGTCAAAGGTATAATGTCTCATCCCATCAAAGACAGCAAGCAGTTTCAAGCCGTGACCGATACTGTTTTCGGTGTCACCGATCAAGCCACAGTCATCGACGCCATTAAATGCATGAGGGCTGCTTCACTTAATGCTGTTCCCATCGTCCAATCTTCCAACACCATCCAAGAAGATCACAGACAGCTTGTTAAC GGCAAAAAGAGAAAGGTGATCGCCACGTTTTCTGCGACGGACCTAAGAGGATGCCCGATATCACTTTTGGAAACATGTCTGAACTGGAAGGTGATTGATTTGCTGCTGAAGCTGTCGGAATCCCCTTCACCTGAAACCGCGGGGGTGAGGTCGTCGTTGAAGGAGATTGTAGCTTGCAATACAGAATTCACGGTGGGGGAAGCAGTGGAGAAGGCGGTGCGCAACGGGGTGCACCGTGTGTGGGTGGTTGACGGCGGAGGTTTGCTTCAAGGGGTTTTCTCCCTCACTGATATGATAAGAGTCATCCGCCTCTGGATGCTTTCTCAGCCCCTCAGGAGTTAG